The DNA region AAAATCCGTGATACGGCAACTTCGCACAACCGCGTTTTCTTCGTGGAAGTGATGGGACGCGACGCAGGTTTTATCGCATTAAACAGTGGACTTGCAACAGGAGCGCTCGACATTTTAATCCCAGAAAGAAAAGACAGCATTGAGGAACTGTTCGAGACTTTTGAAAAAGCGGAAAAAGCTGGAAAATCCTCAAGCATCGTCGTAGTTGCAGAAGGTGAAAAGCTTGGAAGCATCTATGACATTGCAAAGGCGACCAAAAATGGATTTCCCGATTACGACATCCGCGTCGTGGTTTTAGGCCACATCCAGCGTGGTGGATCGCCAAGCTGTGCCGACAGAGTTTTAGCAAGCCGACTCGGTTACGGTGCAGTAATCGGTTTAATGAACGGACAAAACCAGGTGATGGCAGGAATGCAGTCGAACCGATTGGTTTACACGCCGATCGAGGAAGCCATCAAGAAACATAACGAAATCGACCAGGATCTGCTGAAAATCTCAGAAATTCTGGCGATATAAAGAATTTAACCAAAACAACAAATTTAATTTAAAATAAAAATTATGTCAACAATCAAAGTAGGAATCAACGGATTCGGTAGAATTGGGCGACTTGTTTTCAGAGCAATGTCGGAAAGAGAAAACATCGAAGTGGTGGGAATCAACGACCTCATCAATGCCGAATACATGGCGTATATGCTGAAGTATGATTCTGTACACGGACAATTCCCAGGTGAAGTTTCTGTGGAAGGAAACGACCTGATCGTCAATGGAAAAAGAATCAGAGTAACCGCAGAAAAAGATCCTAACAACTTGAAATGGAACGAAGTAGGCGCTGAATATATCGTGGAATCTACAGGATTATTCCTTTCCAAAGACCTTGCACAGGGACACATCAACGCGGGTGCGAAAAAAGTTCTGCTTTCCGCTCCATCAAAAGACGACACCCCAATGTTCGTAATGGGAGTAAACCACAAAGATTTGACTCCAGATACTTTAATTTTCTCCAACGCGTCTTGTACCACCAACTGTCTTGCTCCGTTGGCAAAAGTACTTCACGACAACTTCGGAATCGTGGAAGGTTTGATGACCACGATCCACGCTACAACCGCAACCCAGAAAACTGTTGACGGACCTTCAATGAAAGACTGGAGAGGTGGCCGTTCCGCGCTGAATAACATCATCCCATCTTCAACTGGTGCAGCAAAAGCGGTAGGAAAAGTAATCCCTTCACTGAACGGAAAATTGACCGGAATGTCGTTTAGAGTACCGACTGCAGACGTTTCTGTAGTGGATTTGACCGCACGTCTTGAAAAGCCAACTTCTTACGAAGAAATCTGCGCGGCAGTAAAAGCGGCTTCAGAAGGCGAACTGAAAGGAATTTTGGGCTACACCGAAGATGCGGTAGTTTCCCAGGATTTCGTGGGCGAAAAGAGAACTTCGGTATTCGACAAAGACGCGGGAATCATGCTTTCGCCA from Chryseobacterium suipulveris includes:
- the gap gene encoding type I glyceraldehyde-3-phosphate dehydrogenase; this encodes MSTIKVGINGFGRIGRLVFRAMSERENIEVVGINDLINAEYMAYMLKYDSVHGQFPGEVSVEGNDLIVNGKRIRVTAEKDPNNLKWNEVGAEYIVESTGLFLSKDLAQGHINAGAKKVLLSAPSKDDTPMFVMGVNHKDLTPDTLIFSNASCTTNCLAPLAKVLHDNFGIVEGLMTTIHATTATQKTVDGPSMKDWRGGRSALNNIIPSSTGAAKAVGKVIPSLNGKLTGMSFRVPTADVSVVDLTARLEKPTSYEEICAAVKAASEGELKGILGYTEDAVVSQDFVGEKRTSVFDKDAGIMLSPTFVKVVSWYDNEMGYSNKLTDLLVHSASI
- the pfkA gene encoding 6-phosphofructokinase encodes the protein MKESEVKKIAVFTSGGDAPGMNAALRAVVRTASFYNIECYGIREGYNGMINNDFIKMGARSVKNIITEGGTILKSARSLEFKTKEGRQKAYDNLVARGIDALVCIGGDGTFTGAKVFSEEFGIRVIGVPGTIDNDIFGTDNTIGYDTALNTAMDAIDKIRDTATSHNRVFFVEVMGRDAGFIALNSGLATGALDILIPERKDSIEELFETFEKAEKAGKSSSIVVVAEGEKLGSIYDIAKATKNGFPDYDIRVVVLGHIQRGGSPSCADRVLASRLGYGAVIGLMNGQNQVMAGMQSNRLVYTPIEEAIKKHNEIDQDLLKISEILAI